A genomic segment from Corylus avellana chromosome ca5, CavTom2PMs-1.0 encodes:
- the LOC132180940 gene encoding ubiquinone biosynthesis O-methyltransferase, mitochondrial, with protein MASKLLSHSHLRVIYSSNTRICSNPTRATRALLNLRPFSDSSSPPPLEMPQSHNNTINDTGMGRGSTPSLSSLKELELVKFASIAETWWDSEGPFKPLHVMNPTRLAFIRSTLCRHFGKDPNSARPFEGLKIVDVGCGGGILSEPLARMGATVTGVDAVEKNIKIARLHADLDQVTSTIEYCCTTAETLVEEERKFDAVIALEVIEHVADPAEFCKSLAALAVPDGAAVISTINRSMKSYATAIVAAEYLLRWLPRGTHEWSSFLTPEELVLILQRANISVREMAGFVYNPLTGRWSLSDDISVNFIAFGTENSKYENK; from the exons ATGGCTTCCAAGCTCCTGAGCCATAGCCATCTCCGAGTCATATATTCCTCCAACACCCGCATTTGTTCAAACCCTACACGAGCCACTCGAGCGCTCCTCAACCTTAGGCCCTTCTCGGATTCTTCTTCACCCCCACCGCTAGAGATGCCTCAGTCCCACAATAACACCATAAACGACACCGGAATGGGAAGAGGTTCTACTCCGTCTCTATCGTCTTTGAAAGAGCTCGAACTCGTTAAATTCGCTTCCATTGCCGAAACCTG GTGGGATTCTGAAGGTCCGTTTAAACCATTGCATGTGATGAATCCTACAAGACTTGCTTTCATTCGCTCCACTCTTTGTCGTCATTTTGG AAAGGATCCTAACAGTGCTAGGCCTTTTGAAGGACTAAAAATAGTTGATGTTGGTTGTGGAGGTGGAATTCTCTCAGAG CCTTTAGCTCGAATGGGAGCTACAGTAACAGGAGTTGATGCTGTGGAGAAAAATATCAAGATTGCACGTCTACATGCT GATTTGGATCAAGTGACATCGACTATCGAATACTGTTGCACAACAGCTG AAACGCTggtagaagaagaaagaaagtttgaTGCTGTGATTGCTCTAGAA GTAATTGAGCACGTAGCAGATCCTGCTGAATTCTGCAAGTCTCTAGCGGCATTAGCTGTTCCTGATGGAGCTGCTGTGATATCAACAATTAACCGTTCTATGAAATCATATGCAACTGCCATTGTTGCAGCAGAGTACCTCCTCCGTTGG CTTCCCAGAGGTACACATGAGTGGTCAAGTTTTCTCACTCCCGAAGAACTAGTCCTGATCCTTCAACGTGCCAATATTAGT GTCAGAGAGATGGCTGGATTTGTGTACAACCCCTTGACAGGAAGATGGTCCCTATCTGATGATATTAGTGTAAATTTCATTGCTTTTGGTACAGAAAAcagtaaatatgaaaataaataa